From the genome of Halomonas sp. HAL1:
CATCATGAGTGTGATGGTTTCGTCTCTGGCATGGCTCCCTGTCGCCATGGCAGCACAACCCGCCACTACCCAGGAGACGGAATGGCCCAAGGGGCATTACCCGCTACCTGAGGAAGGCAATATCATCGGTGAGGCTGACACCTTCATAGTCAGGGATTACAACGACACCTTGATAGATATTGCCAAGCGTCACAACCTTGGCTATTTGGAGATGATCCGTGCAAATCCAGAGGTCAGCATCTGGGTTCCAGGGGTGGGCACGGAAGTGACTATTCCCGGACGTTTTATTCTGCCGAATGTCGAGCGTACTGGGATCGTTATCAATATCGCCGAGCTGCGGCTTTACTACTACCCAGATGTCAAAAACGGTGAGACACCGCGCGTTGAGACCTATCCTATCGGCATCGGTCGCGAAGGGTTTGATACTCCTCTCGGTGTGACCGAGACCACTATGAACATTAAAAACCCCGCCTGGTACCCGCCTGAGTCGGTAAAACGCGAAGCGGAAGCACGCGGCGAAACCGCGCCAAGCGTTGTGCCGCCCGGCCCCGACAACCCGCTAGGAGACCACGCCATTATTCTAGGCTTCGATGGCTATCTAATTCATGGCACCAACCAGCCCGATGGCATTGGCATGCGTGCAAGCCGTGGCTGTATACGCATGTTGCCTGACGATATTGAATCAATTTTTGACCGCATACCGGCGGGCACCCAGGTCAATATCATCAACCAACCTATTAAAATCGGTTGGGACAACGGACAGCCGCTGGTACAGGCATTACCTCCTTTAGGGGTGGAAGATCACACCATGACCGCTATATCAGATGCTATTACACGCCTTGAGCAACGCAATGCAGATGGCGTTAGCTTCGATTACGAACAGCTTAGCGATTTACTAGCATTATCCAACGGGCTTATCGAACCCCTGTATCCCAAGCCGGAACCGAGTAATAAAGAAGACGACAATATCAACAGTGTTTATGAAGAACTGACACTTCATTCGTCGTGAATGTCGATAAAGACAAGGCAGCGCGTTTTGTCAGCCCTTAGGAGAACAACGGCTTGGCTACCGTCAAGCCCTTAATATTCGTCGTGTGTTGTTGATTGAGCTCTTCCATCCCTAGCGTAGAAAGAGCTCATGCGATCATCACAACGTTGGTAGCATCCACTTGCCGCATTGTGCAGTCGCTGCCTAAGCTGTCTCAATGTGTTTAATCTGAGGGAGAAGGGCTATTGACGTCGCTCTGAGCTACTTAAGGCCTTGGGAGTTCTCACTGACGTGGGCAACCGCCTGTGTGCTGGCTATCGTTCTCTACCTGCGTGGCCTCCGGCAGTGCCAACGGCTCGGCGAGCCTACAAGCATAGCCCGCACGTTCACCTACCTGCTCGGAGTTGCGGCGATCTATGGCGTCACTCTGACACATTACGACTACCTCGCTCAGTACATGTTCTTTGCCCATCGTGCCCAACACTTGGTACTGCATCACGCTGCCCCCTTCTTGATCGCTTTGGCAGCACCCCTGCCGGTATTGGTCGAAGGTTTGCCAACGCGAATTAGACAACTTTCTAGGGGGAGGCTAGTCACACGTGTGCTGCACCCCGCCTACAGGATACTTCAGCAACCATTAATCGCCCCTGTGCTGTTCGTTGGGCTTATCTATTTCTGGCTGATCCCCGAGATCCACTTCGATGCCATGCTGAGCGCTGACCTTTATCAGGTGATGAACTGGAGCATGGCGCTGGATGGGTTACTGTTTTGGTGGCTGATCTTTGATCACCGCTCGCCACTACAAGGTGGACTCGGCTATGGTAAGCGAATTGCCATTCTACTGGCGGTGATCCCACCGCAGATTGTTCTGGGTGCCTACATCGCCTTCAGTGAAGAGGTGATTTTTGATGTCTATGAGGTTTGTGGCCGTGCTTGGCCGTTGGATCCCCTCGATGATCAACGTATTGGCGGCCTGCTGACCTGGGTTCCAGCCACCATGATGAGCGCTCTTGGAGTGCTTATTGTTCTTAGCTATATGTTCCGTGACGCTCGAAATGAGGATACTGTTCATGCTCCCCACCCAACTCGCTAAATTACCGCGATCAGCGCGCATCTGGTGCACGACTTTTGTGTTGATTTTCGGAATGCCCGGCACGCTGCTCGCTGCAGATTTGCAGATCACTGATGCTCGTATACGACTACTGCCAGGCGATATTCCTGCAGCAGGCTATTTTACCCTCACGAATACCGGTGAAACAGGCACCACGCTGATAGGGGCGGATAGCTCGGCCTTTGATAACGTCACGATACATCAAAGTGTCAGTCAGGACGGTATCTCAAGTATGCAGCACGTAGAACAGTTAACAGTAGCGGCGGGAGAGCTAGTTGAGCTTGCTCCGGGGGGCTATCACTTAATGCTGATGAAGCGTAAGCACCCCATCGCCGTCGGCGACGAAATTGAAGTAACCCTCCTGTTAGACAACGGGCAGCAGCAGAACGTCAAGTTCCGCGCTGGAGCACCCACAACACAGTAGGAGCGAGCAGAATGCGCCAATGGATTATTCCGGTGTTCGTATCGCTATGGCTAATGGGATGCGGTGAGCAAACGTGGCAGACCAAGGATATCTCAGGGCTTATGCCGCCGTTGGCATTTGATCTTGTTGATGAGAACGGTAATGACGTGACCGCCGATCAATTCCTTGGCAAGAGCACACTGCTTTTTTTTGGTTTCACTCATTGCCCTGATGTCTGTCCCACCACGCTTGCGCGCCTCGACGCTGTCATCCAGCGCCTAGAGGAAACTTATCGCGATGATATCCAGGTACTTTTTGTCTCTGTAGATCCCCGTCGCGATAACCCAGCAACACTGAGTGCCTATACTAACGCTTTCGGCCTCCAGTTCACTGGTCTCACGGGGGACAAAGCAGCGCTTGATGAGCTTACACGCCGCTATCGTGTTACCTACGGGTATGGTGAAGAAGATAGCAACGGCAACTACGATGTATCGCACTCCAGCGCGGTATTCGCCTTCAATGAACAGGGAGAGGCGCGTGTACTGATCCGCGATAGCGACCCCATGGATGCTGTGGCGGCCGATATTAAAAGGCTTGCCGATCAATGAGGCGCCTTAGCACTCATGCGATAGGAAGCCAGTAGGTCACGCCGCCCATGATTACCTTTATCCCATCTTCCTCTCGTTCTACAGCCTGCTGACGAAGTGTTTTCTTGGATACTTTCTTGTCATGAAAGTATTCCATGGCTGTGACGATCCACCGCTCACTCCAATCTTCTCCTTGATCAGCACACTTCGCCATTTGCATCGTGGTGCGAGCCAACTTTTCTTTTCGCCGTTTTCTTGCTCGCTTCTCATCCACTCTAGGGGCCAGTGTGGTGGCATGTTGGCGATTTAAAAAATTGGTAAACCCCGTCACCGAAGCTGCTTGTCCGGGCACCGCATGCAAATAGTTGTCCACATCGCCCTGTTGTGGCAGTCGCTGCCCCTCCCGGTCAGTAGCGAGTAGCAATGCGGCTGCCGCTCTTAGTGCAAGTCGTGCGGAGGTGTGGGACGTTTTGCCCGCCTCTATACGGGTTTCCAATTGCTGCCAATAAGCATGCAGCGCTTTTTCTGATAAAGAAGCGGACGGCATAGACCTGAGACACGCTTTGATACGTCGTTTCTCTGAGTCGATCTTCTTTGCTTGGTGATCCGGCTCTACCCCTTGCTCTTCATGCAGCCATCGCATAGGAAGTCTTACACGCCGCAACCCCTCCGCCCCGAAGTGATGAAGCAGCTCCGAATAGCTCGGTATCCGTGACCATGCCTGGTCGATCTCAAGGAAGAACGAGAAGAAATGATTGATCTTGAGGGCAGCCTTATGCGGCCCTGTGGTACGAATCAGCCATTCACCAAATTCCCCAAAGGCCTCACGTAACGCTTTGGTGGTGATACCGGCTTGGCCAATGATAATCCGCTTACGACATGTTCGCGTCCAATAGCAGGGCTCACAGGCATCGCCTCGACCCGCTGGCATGGGATTACCACACAATGGACAGGCAATTTCCCCTTGCTCATTACAGGCTTTGCACAATGCGTCACCGCTGGATGTCATGACCAATAAGCGATGTCGACGACACGCAGAACAGGTACCGTGATCAGCCGTCGCACAGCGTGGACATAAGCGATGAGCATGCCCCATACGCGTCACTCGGGTAAGACGTTGAGAGGATTCCCCACACGCCTCGCAGGGCTCTGGCTCTCTGAAATAGGGAGCGCAGGCGATACAGACAGGGCCGTAGGGAGTGACCTTGCCGATGTTGTAGTCTGAACTAGCTTTTCCACATCGCGCACACGGTTTGTCAACGTCACACTGGCGACAGACGGCGTCTGGGTCATTCGTTGGCAGACGGGCTAACTCACCACATCGTGGGCACATCCGCCGCTTAAACACACGAGCATAGCAAGTTGAGCAGTAACCATGCCCCTTATGGCGTCGCCACAATTTGGAGACTTCTCGACCACACTCATCGCAGTCGACCGTTTTGTGTTGCTTCAAGAGGTTGGCTCCGCTTTCATTCTCCGTTTTAAACGCGCCCATGAGGCTCTCACCGCGCGTTCCGACATGGGGCGATGAGCCGGTAGAGCACGGCAGCGATGCGGCCCATGGGGGTGATGAGATAACCGTGATAGCAGCGGCAACAACACAACGGGGGGTGACTTTCGGGGATCGTGAAGCGCGCTCGTTTTGACATTGCACGTGACCAGAGCACTGAACGTTTCTTCAACGCCTATACTGAGCAAACGCTCCACCGCCGCTAATAAAGCACAACGCTCGTTGACAGGCAGCAGCTCAAACGCCAACCCAGACACAGGCATTCGGCTATCCGTAATCGAAATGTAGTGGTCAACTAATCCCGGACAGTAATTTAAGGTTTTTCTCAGCGGCAACGGGCGAAATGCCGTCGTTGAATGCGTGAGGACGCTGCCGGTTGTAGTAGTCCATCAGATAGCCACCAACATCTTTTTTAGCCTCGGGCAGGTTCCGATATCCCAAGGCTGGTATCCACTCAGATTTCAGGCTCCGGAACAGCCTCTCCATCGGTGCGCTCCTATGTCAAATATTCTCCCGTAATTTTCCAAGATCCCTCATTATCAACGGGAATAATTCTCGAACAATATATCTTTTCAGGCAGCGATGGATTTCCTTAGACGTAAGGCCTTCCGCTGTTCGGCGGTTCACGTAAGCACGAGTTCGGGGGTCGCTTCGCATTCTAACCATAGCAATCGTCCACAACGCATTGTTAGCAGCTCGGCTGCCGCCTCGATTTAGTCGGTGCCTCGTCGTCTTGCCTGAAGAGGCGGGCAGAGGGTTTACACCGCAAAGCGAAGCCAATGCTGCCTCATTCCTTAGGCGCCCAGGGTTGTCACCGGCAACGGACAAAAGAATAGCCGCAGTATGAGGACCTACGCCAAAGCGACTCCGTAACTGTTGCGCATGTGCTTGGGTAAGTGTTTCCAGCTGCTTATCAAATTGTACTAATTCGGCAGCCAGCCTCAGCCATCGCTTGGCAAGTGATCTGAGCGTTGAGGCCAACGCTTGCAAGAGGACACTATCACCCAAGTTGCGAACCTTTGCACAAGCCTTCACGCAGTCGCCTGTTTTCGCTCTCCATAGCTTCTCGCGGATATCCTGTGGTGCACTAACCAGCAAGGCCCGTAATTGATTGATGGCTTGCGTCTTAGCTTTTACGGCGCTGCGCCTGGCCACGGATATGATGCGCATCGCCTCACACGCACCTGATTGCTGTTTAGGTGTGGCGGTCGCTATACCTGACAACACTGCTCGGGCTGCACTCTCGGCATCCGTCGGGTCGGACTTGCCCTGCTGCCGTCGCTTCGATCTATCAGGTCGGTTAACTTCAAGAACCGTGATTTCATTATCGATCAGGAAACGGCAAAGACCTGCACCGTAGGTTCCTGTCCCTTCGATACCTGCACGAGTCAGTGTGCCAAAAGACGAAGCCCAGCTTAGCAAATCAGAATAACCTGCTGAGGTTGCGGAAACAGACCGAGTTCCAAGTAACTGACCTATCTCGCTGATAACCACACCTACATGTACATCCAGGTGTGTATCTACACCTAGAATAACTTCCTGTTGCGGTTCAAGTTTCATGGGACGCACTCCTTAGTGGTGGCGTATTCCCAATCTCAATCGCAGGACAGGACACTCACGGTGCAGAACAAAGCTCCTATTAGGTCACCAACGCTGAGCCCGGGAAGCCTCGGGGAACATCAGTACTGACCGACAGGTCAATGCAAAGGCAATTAAGCCAATCCCAGCACGGGTCAGGCCAATACGATGTTCACAAGAATAGTAGACTGAGTGACGCTCCCAACAGTTGCCACGTCGACTCATGCTTTGTGTCACTCGATAGCGCCAGAGCCTCTGACGGAACTTACGGCTGGCATACTGGCTTCCCTGATCCGAGTGGAACATGACTTTCTCTGGCTGACCACGCTGTTCCCAGGCATGGTCTAGAGCTTTGACGACCAGATCGGCGTCCGGGCTGGATGACATCGCCCAGCCGACAACACGTCGGGCGTATAGGTCCAGCACAACGGCCAGGTAACTCCATCGCTGGCCACTCCAGATATAGGTGATGTCACCGCACCAGACCTGATTAGGCTGTTCTACAGCAAACTCCCGGTCTAGATGGTTCGGGATATCCGGTCGTTCAATGGTAGCTTGCTTATAAGCGTGAGGGCCTGGCTGCTTACAGATTAGCCCTAGCTCACTCATCAACCGTCGAACCTTGAAGCGGCCAATAACCACGCCGTCATCGTTGAGCATGCCTTTGATCGTCCTGCTGCCAGCAGAGCTG
Proteins encoded in this window:
- a CDS encoding copper chaperone PCu(A)C; its protein translation is MLPTQLAKLPRSARIWCTTFVLIFGMPGTLLAADLQITDARIRLLPGDIPAAGYFTLTNTGETGTTLIGADSSAFDNVTIHQSVSQDGISSMQHVEQLTVAAGELVELAPGGYHLMLMKRKHPIAVGDEIEVTLLLDNGQQQNVKFRAGAPTTQ
- a CDS encoding IS110 family transposase, producing MKLEPQQEVILGVDTHLDVHVGVVISEIGQLLGTRSVSATSAGYSDLLSWASSFGTLTRAGIEGTGTYGAGLCRFLIDNEITVLEVNRPDRSKRRQQGKSDPTDAESAARAVLSGIATATPKQQSGACEAMRIISVARRSAVKAKTQAINQLRALLVSAPQDIREKLWRAKTGDCVKACAKVRNLGDSVLLQALASTLRSLAKRWLRLAAELVQFDKQLETLTQAHAQQLRSRFGVGPHTAAILLSVAGDNPGRLRNEAALASLCGVNPLPASSGKTTRHRLNRGGSRAANNALWTIAMVRMRSDPRTRAYVNRRTAEGLTSKEIHRCLKRYIVRELFPLIMRDLGKLRENI
- a CDS encoding SCO family protein, encoding MRQWIIPVFVSLWLMGCGEQTWQTKDISGLMPPLAFDLVDENGNDVTADQFLGKSTLLFFGFTHCPDVCPTTLARLDAVIQRLEETYRDDIQVLFVSVDPRRDNPATLSAYTNAFGLQFTGLTGDKAALDELTRRYRVTYGYGEEDSNGNYDVSHSSAVFAFNEQGEARVLIRDSDPMDAVAADIKRLADQ
- a CDS encoding cytochrome c oxidase assembly protein — encoded protein: MLAIVLYLRGLRQCQRLGEPTSIARTFTYLLGVAAIYGVTLTHYDYLAQYMFFAHRAQHLVLHHAAPFLIALAAPLPVLVEGLPTRIRQLSRGRLVTRVLHPAYRILQQPLIAPVLFVGLIYFWLIPEIHFDAMLSADLYQVMNWSMALDGLLFWWLIFDHRSPLQGGLGYGKRIAILLAVIPPQIVLGAYIAFSEEVIFDVYEVCGRAWPLDPLDDQRIGGLLTWVPATMMSALGVLIVLSYMFRDARNEDTVHAPHPTR
- a CDS encoding L,D-transpeptidase family protein codes for the protein MVSSLAWLPVAMAAQPATTQETEWPKGHYPLPEEGNIIGEADTFIVRDYNDTLIDIAKRHNLGYLEMIRANPEVSIWVPGVGTEVTIPGRFILPNVERTGIVINIAELRLYYYPDVKNGETPRVETYPIGIGREGFDTPLGVTETTMNIKNPAWYPPESVKREAEARGETAPSVVPPGPDNPLGDHAIILGFDGYLIHGTNQPDGIGMRASRGCIRMLPDDIESIFDRIPAGTQVNIINQPIKIGWDNGQPLVQALPPLGVEDHTMTAISDAITRLEQRNADGVSFDYEQLSDLLALSNGLIEPLYPKPEPSNKEDDNINSVYEELTLHSS